Part of the Rhipicephalus sanguineus isolate Rsan-2018 chromosome 5, BIME_Rsan_1.4, whole genome shotgun sequence genome is shown below.
GTGCCTGTTCACAAGAGGGGACCGCGAAGTAGTGTTTAAACTATAGGGCCCATTTCCCTTAAAAGTGTTGCATGCATAATACTGAACATGTTCTATTTACCAATGTTATAACTCATGAGCACGCCTTCCTTACTTCAGCAGCACGGCTTTCGTAGTCAtttttcctgtacaacacaattacttGAATTGACACACGACTTATCCTGTGCTTTAGATAAGGGGATCCTCTGTTGACTGCTTGTTCCTAGATTAAAAGAAAAGCCTTTGGCGTTGTACCCCACTCTTTATTAATTGAAAAACAAACTGTATAATGTGAACGTACAGTTAATTGTGAACTGGATAAACGAGCATTTAAATTGATAAGGCAAAAGGTCTTATCATGGTAGACAATCCCGGGAAGTTTATGTGTCCTCTGGCGTACCCAAGGGTCAGtcttggcaggggcgtagccaaaatttctttcgaggggggggggggggttcaccatacttatgtatgttcgtgcgtgcgtttgtatgtgtgcgtgtatatatacgcaagcaaaattgaaaattttcgggggggggaggtttgaaaaccccaaccccccccccctttggctacgcccctgcagtcttGGTTTCGCTATTgttcctcatctacataaatgacatttgttccggtATTTAATTCATCCCATATCAAATcatttgccgatgactgtgtgTTGTACAGAATTATACATAGCTCCCATGATTCACTACTCTCCAAAACGACCTCGACGGGGGTCTTAGAATGGGTGATAGGTGGCGTATGTttattaatgcaaaaaaaaaaacagtacatatgTGTTTCACTAAGAAAAAGGCCCCCCATGACTCTTTTTATGTTGTAAGTTCAACCAGGCTGCTATTAGTTCGTGAACACAAGCATCTTCGTCTATATTTCAcaccggacctttcctggagctGTCACATCAATCACGTCACCAATTAAAGCCAggcgtgtgctaggtttcctgtgcagaaatgcaaaaaagttatcatttgaggccaagactcaactgtacatgtctaacgttcgatctatcttagattTTGCTTTTGctgtgtgggatccgtggaaggcaagtgacgtgtccaatttagaaagaattcagaacatcGCTGTTCGGTTGTCTGCTCTGACTATACAGTGcgccaaaagcaaaaaaaaaaaaaaaaaaggcttggttggaaacttctacacaaacgaagggaatatctgcgGTTGAAACTATTTCATAACGTATTTCATAACCGAACGGGTTTAAacccctcgcgatactttcacaaacgggattacgtttcgcagcgattacatcatgccaataagataaaggaaataagctgccggactgacgcagttagaatgtcatttttttccaggactataagccagtggaataggttgtctcctgcagtagcagaaattacttcacatgaagtattttcaagttcactgctgggtctccagtagtaTGCTCGCGCGATTCTGTAAGGACAAAACAGTACTATGAACccgattaatattgtgtatatccatgtatcactacgtaagCTGACAGTGAATTGCATTTATTGTGATGTTGAaatgttggaatctgtattctgtatcgaaatattgtattcttCCTCCCGCCCCCCACACTGTaatatgcccttgggcgctgtgggtactatgataaataaagaataaataagtaaagcatgaaaaattttcgggggtgtcagaaccccctcaaccccccccccccccccccttagttacggccctggcggcttaattatgctccaatgcgctctgatcagtttattcgtgcgcctcattacgtgcgaaagcagataacttgacTTACGCCAACGAAATCAGGattaaaccatggcatacatggtaatacaacgttcggtagtcttttcaggctcaattgagaaaccaaataaataaatgcaacatgttactaggtaaagaaactaTTGTGTACACCAGAATGCACTTGATCGTTTCCGCGGCTTGCCTCACATCACAcaaggctttcttcttttgacttttttgtcattcatttttttgagttcttgtcattcattccgctgtttgcgcaaacagcggaattctctagaagcggtttgtcagccctcggaatggcgcatgcccacttcaagaacagttcttggcaagtcggAGCACGGAAAAGGGCATTTTTTCCGAACAAGACctgtagccggaatcacaccctggcacgaagcaccaacgctgagTTTTTTTTTGAGGTAGACagcatctttgccagcacacagcactcatgaatcaacagcacacgccgacagttcgcagcaaactacacaactacaaaccgccggccaggcgttgacagccggattagcctctctccgcggaaatgctgacggcgccccagacggcagcgctatgttgtgccctagcggcgatcacgcgaaagaggaccacccgctcctatggctggccgccgcgctcagcacacctccccttctagccaccttaACGCaggtgtgacgggcgagagcggagggctgtgcGACGatttcccaatgaaagatggcggtcacaccaggtggcgctacctgcgccgtaggtccttgcggccatagagtttcctaaaattaactagaggggactttggcgctgcgatcgttcagctaccatgggaatgatgggtagtacacaaatttgcctagtcttcgtgcttgcggcttcaaacgtacttgtggctttgtttattgctgtgttttggcgtttgtttcagataaaagaatagaccgttgtgaacttcgtgaccaggtttgatttggtgagcctaaaaaagttaaagtggtgaagtggaactgctgacttttgctcaacttcgttttgcgacaaagcgtatgcagccgacgcggagccaaacggagccgaaagaacgaagtttagacaaatttgtgtactacccatcattcccatgctggctgaagcgtcatgcgttgcagctcccatagacactagcgccagagttccctctagtaagtattgtaggaaactctatgcttgcgGCGGTAGGgtggcggcatttgcctgctttgcgtatggccgctagacgttagtttcacttgtttctaataatcgcttatgggaaacgtgcggcacctacaggtggcgcggcaatgcagtgcgccagcgcgccgtcagcgccgcgagtggccACTCAGTTGTCAAGTGTCGTGCTACGAAATCTCGTCTCTCCTGCTGCGCCCGCGTTTTGTGGACGTGCCTGTGCGCGATGGCGACTGGGGTTATAAAGTGCGCCGGCTTCAAGAACGTAAACAGCGCAGGGTTTTTTAGAGCctccaacgaagagaaagaacACAAATTATGTCGCAGCAGGCACGTTTTCGACGTGACGGAAGAGAGCACGGTCGGACAGAGTAAGATGCGTGCAACAGGCCAACGTGAAGCAGGAAGCATATATATGCATTCATCATCGAGGTTTGTGCGCACGCTTTTTCATCGTTTTACCTGCTTATTACTGAGTAAACGATGACAATAACGTCAAACATGTGCTGTAGCGAGATGTTGTCTTGAGGGCAACCGAGTGCGATCGGCGCAAGTAGTACGTACGATCGCCTCCCGTGTTGCATTTAGTGATGCCGTAACCATTGTGCGAAGCGTTCTATACTGCAGTTCCGTTTGTGgacgttgctcgggctgcatgagtgcTTGGGTAAATCTGTTACGTGTCATCTTTGCAAGCGACATTTTAGACGTCACGTAGCATAAAAACAGCGTGGCGCGGCACCGCTTGCATGCGCAGCGCTGTCAAGGGGCAAATGCAATACAGGTGTAATAAAACCTAAAATTCGCGCAGTCCCCGATGCATTGTGCCACGCATGCGGCTCTTGTTTCTTACTGTTCCCGTTTATGAACTGCGCTGTCTGCTTATACGTAGGGCGTACGAATAACATTTCTTACCTGCAAATGAGCATGACTGAATGATGCTCGCCTTTATGTGCCTATGAAATTGTCTGAACTGCGGTCCGCGTAACAATAACGCACGTACAGCTAATCGACGGCGTCCAGTAATTTGACAATATGGTCATCGCCGTGAACTGCGAGATAACTGTTGGCTGATGTACGTAACTTTAAGCGCACGCGCTCTGTAATATGCATATGCACTTTTCAGCATTAATTACTTTAAACTATCAACACCAAAAACACGCTTTTTCAATTGCACCGCCCAGAGGCCGGGTGTAACTTGAATATTCTCTTTTCCAGCTTGATGCAACTATAGGCTGATCACCAGAGCTCACTGCAACTGTAGGGGTGATGTTGAAGGCCACTGCAAGCATGCAGCAGCAGTTGTAGCTTTTGTCAACAGTGAAGAGTCAGCAATACTTCAGCTATCGCCGAAGTTTTGCGGCACGTCGGCGGAAAAACAGCAGGAGCGTACGAGGGAGAAGCTGGATCCGTCGACGACTTTCCGCCAACAAAATGTACACTGCAGACCCGAGACCActttgccggctgccactcggttccgTTTGCACTAAAAATACCGGTTCACTTGTTtggagcgtaaattcacagcgaactagctacaaCGTGTACTTCATGACCATGCACAGGGTCACTTACTTCACACGCCGTACGCTGCAAACCCACCGTTCCCGCTGGTCTAGGAGGATTTCTCGCCCCGGAAAAGGGAAGAACTTTGTTCCAGGAGGGCATTTCTTATATCTATTAGCGcagttgacgacgcagcaatTCATGCGCGACATTGCAAAACTCCTCCAACGGCGTGACACGGCTTGGCTCGTGCAGCGGATGCTGCACGTAGCACGCCAATTCGTTTCGTTCACTCCCGCATagcggcgccaccagctcagtgcacctagagttactgtatatgctacctttaggtagcagagttgcgcatctgtcttccaacgccgctagcaaccatgcattgcggagaagctgactcttgggccaatttttttatttctcgacgccgccgcttcagcgagcttttattttttggtgacgtcatatcgcgtcataacgagtagggtgatcggagatctctgttcagcgccgttcgttctgcacccactCTGCAGCAcacgattagccgaagccggaaaaaaccacgtctctggggcgtagccatttttctttttgcttggtcttttattttttggtgacgtcataccgcgtcataacgagcatgtcgtctgctacaaacgaacggatcgcgaggccgttcgcacgcgttctctcgagcgaacaaacggcttcgcacggcatgatgcagcggttgcggctgccgcaacagctcattttcagaaaatggcgcttgtgACGTGTGCTTCTTTTgaggttggaggtgcgagatgcgtttgaagccatgagcgagtgcggcgtcgctttcggttctcgaaacgaacagtgcgaacgaaatgaacgggcctgccactgggctgtggtcttacgcgcacggacttcttagttcaaaagcgctaccagctcttgccacgtgtcgtcccggtcctcactcgtgaacgatggccccagcgggcgcgacggcgtagctatgtgtgggtgctcttttataaaagccagcagaagctccctttgacgatccgacacccgggagccaagccagacattcctgTGGGACGACatattgaaaaactgcgccaaccgctacttttctcttttttttttcgcgtgcgcgacttaacatagcaagcacgttagaaaaactaacaccaataaatatcagcactcaaagctattgctgtttaggaaactgcttgagcttgtaaagaaaaacaatatcttttcgtataacaactgtatttattagaaggcgagaaacactttgttttgaaatattcggtccctttgccgaggacaaacgatgcgcgcctacttccggaaagctcaccgcttgacgattggctgtcctcttcctctcggcggaagagagctgcggaccgcccacttttgtgacgtcacaccgccagaacgaacgcggaacgaacagagatctccgatcccccccaaGAATGCCTTTAAATCAGAccgaactggcgtgcctccaggttttcatatttaaatgtttcttaatatcggtttgctttgacatgtttaatctgcaacagtgtgcaaaaacttgattttcatggtaaaagcagcgcaaaaagacggcaacacgagaagaagaacgacacaggacaggcgctgaactgttcagcgctggtcctgtgtcgtTACTATTATCGTGTTCCTTTTGcactgcttttaccatatttataggcTGCTTCAtttgaactaaaccacttgctcggttgcatagctcagctgactttaaagtgttttttcctcttgctgaaatgtaaactgtttacaatcgttcatagcgtgtatattggctgcagtgcagtgcggtttttttttctctcttagtccgcacccacctccccccttcatttcctctgcattgtagggggttctcttgagagcgaaatgttctaagcatttacattttccggctccTTTCCTTGAGAAATTTGAAGTGGggatcggaatgctgcagctggaggctctttgatactgaacattttatcttattattttagcgatagttctatctataCAAGGACTAATGATTTCTGTTAgcttacggctttagatgcatactaaatacacgcaagggaaatggtaaaacatgtttatttatcacacatttgtcatcccatacatttgttatcacatacttccCCATCACGtcaagaggtcaaattacttgaccctcctcaacttcaagtggttttggcgctccctttgtgcactcctgtctgcttttctgttttctttttttggtaaagtacttcggtgcgtccgggaacaccgttggcacagcgtcttctgacaagcgcggggtatctcaacaacatcaccgtttataatgtgttggtatatcctttcgatgaaactcacgttgaagtgccgctcgcaaacaacgctgtccctcgtcagctctttgtcagtccgcttaatatttcgagctcattgctctcaCCTCGAGAGATCCTacggggctttaaagaccgaaagctcctccgagcacgatctacacccgcctttacagccagggacgaagcatgtacttgcgcgatttgacggcatggttcgcagaacacgtgggtaaacaaacgacgacggcgaaggcgaggcatccgaacaaggtgacggcacagcacagagagaacgaacgagcctAAGCAAGCGCGGCGtgcacgatggatggatggatgctatgagcgtcccctttataacggggcggtgacaagtgtgccaccaggctcgaaaaaaaaaaaaaaaaaaacctttactctttttttttttcttagcgttggcctagtctccttacttcaattaaaactattttactccagaaaaaaaaaaacaagttttcagctccgttctgtgccctttacggcagaatgtccttttttttccaatatttatttttgtcatttctctctagttttctgccaccaatactctaaccgtctcacttcaatcgcgggtgtgttcagctttccattgtctctaaaacccaaggcgtcatgtaggctcgtgcccaaacgtacacctgagtggatgtctccacattcaatcagaacatgctccgccgtttcctgatcttccccgcagcacgtgcactgttcttcttctttactgaatctcgcttcaaacagtaaagcgcttcccgcacctactactacaccagcgccccttgcggcggccagaactttcattgcgttccgccacggccgggctagagcgcacgcgcagcgagcgcgcgcgtgcagtctagctatggtggctagatagtctagcccggccgtggttccGCGCATCCCTCTGCCACGGCGGGGATGctgcgcccgtcacacttcccccctctagccaccatagcgcaatgctcgcgtagattggatctcgccggtatggtcgtctgtacaccagtaggcgcttttctaggcgctcaatgtaagctacgttaattttttcataggtctgaacacgaaagaggctaaagaaagaacatttacgtttgtttttcttagctttcttttctcaacgcgaggtggcatcacgtcgcgtagacgtcttctagacgcgttctaTGGGACAGCAtgagctcgatgctgtcttctaagctgtcagcgtagactgatacgatgctgtccagaattggaacacagccatcgTCTGCTGCAACAAGCGTatttccgctgccgccggaagtcGGTCTAAGGTCCCTCTaagtcggtcaggctacgagcgctgcctcacggattttTGACGCGGCgtgcatctagtcaaggaggcattgcacTTTGAAACCCGTAatgtcacgcgggaagatttcggcacgaaatttaaaaatgaaactttgaacttgattttcatcctctattaataaacctatgatggcgaaattaagacattagagttctcagagcgcaatttatcgatctaaaccgattaattgtttctctttagtgtccgagGGAAGACGACACgtgcagcgttcctcttcgcgttccacgacgctttgaatggatggatgcaacttacagcgcgggacttcgccccagcttaagaacctggcgagcaagctcctaaaaaaaaattacaccatctcccgcccaagcgaaccatctccccgctgcttcgcatccacacatggtttcctttaacgggagatggtgtaattttttttcaaaattatcCACACCACTTACGTATTTGTGCTCTGAGGTAAACATGCTtcaaatggctccacacaaggCCTGTGCCAAAATATGCTGTGCGGGACAATACAATGGTACGCTTTTGACAAAGCTAATCGTTTTCGTCAGATAAAACGAGCCGCACATACCACTCAATTTCTGTCACATAACCTAAGCGCCAGCGTCGCCGACAAGTTCCGCGGTCAATTTCTTGCGATGgtcttcgtaaaaaagaaagcgcacaGAAGCTCATTCCGCCTCTTTTGTGCCTTCCTGCGCAAGTGACCGCAACGCATCTCGTCGTTACACCGTTCTTTCTTCGTTGCACGACAGCAAACAGCGCATGCACCAGCGAAATCACggcagcaactgcggtaggccGGTAGGCACAGTGGACAGCGGCTTTTgcgcttttgcctaccgcgcgaaactaaacgcccggtGACAGCGCCACCGTATTTTCATGACCGGTGAAATGGCTGCACTGTTGTCGAAAGGAAAAAGTCGAAGTCTCCGACTCCTTGAAGCGTGCCTGACACACATACAGAGCTTAATAACGGTGCTTTGAAGTTGGGCGGCGTTTAACCAAGATCTAATGCATTCTTATCACTTGTTGACCTGCTCAGCTACTGTGAGAAACCCCTGGCGTAACGCACAGCCATTCCTACATTTATTTTCCCGCCTTTCGATGCGTTCCTCCCTGGCGTTGCCTACTTTAGCGAAACATAAAATGAATCCTCATACAATCGTACAAAACAAGTATAAGATAGCTTTTATATTTTTTGTCCTTCtactaaaaaaaagaacacacacacaacgaAAGTATAAAGTAAGATCAAGAACTTGGATGAcgctcttgttttgttttgtttacgtAAACACAACAACAAACGATGATCGCTGGCTGGACAGACTTGGCGCTCAATGCAAGCTTTTTAAAAACAAACAAGTTTTACGGCTCAGAGTTATCCTTTGATAGAGTGTTATTTCCCTGAACAAGTCGTCTGAGTTAACGGGAAAGACTTATAAATATCAACATCGCTTTTCGCTGACGACCTTGTAGCGCTTGTAGGCTTGTGCTTGCAGTTTCGTGTGAGCTATGCAAAGCGAGGTGTAGTACACAGAGAATAAAACCGTTTTACTTGGCAGTCCTGCTTTTAGTTGTTCATACGTTCTAGTAAAACATGTTTGCCGTTAGAAACGCAGCATTAAAGATGCGAAGTCATGTCCGGCTTCTAGCGGTGAGCTACATAGTCGTGTGTTTTCCTTGCTCGGACGGTCAGCGGTTTATAACGataacgttgcattcacggactTGATTTGTAGCATCAGTACTTTGGTAATATCGATACCCCCATCAGAACTGTAGATTGTATAGCGCAACTAATTGACGGGACGCAAGAAAGGTACACAACAGAGCGCTAACGCTCTGTTGTGTTGTGTAGCGGTCTGTCGCGTGCGTATCTTTCTCGTGTCCCTTCGATTAGTTGCGCTATACAATCTACAGTGATGTTATACCAACACGCATAGTCTTCAACCTTGGGAAGCCTCATCATAAATCTATTCTGGGATGCAATTATCTCAAGATTACTATCGAGACATGTTGTCAACACATCTTCTGGCAATTCTCGCTGGTTGTGTTGCCCGCTCGGAGATCACGGTGTTAAtagacgataaaaaaaaaaaaaagctaaggcaACTTTCATTACGCATTTCATGATCATTAACTACTAAACTGTTGACTAAACACAACGTAGACTGTCTTGTCGAGCCGTTGTTTTTGATGTCTCGATCGATGTCGTGGTTGGTCAGCGCCAGTTCTTACGAAGCGTTCTTACGTGCGAATGTCCATCCGTTAAGTTTGTGAAGAAGACTTACGTGAATTTACGTATGTTTTGATTTGTAGGTCAGCTGTAGCACAACTGCAGCGCCAAAGGAGCCGGTTAAGAAAGGTCAAATAGCGAAAAAGATCCCAGCGTTCGTGAAACTTGAAGCTGGCAAAACATACTCCTGGTGTGCTTGCGGTCTCAGCAAGAAGCAGGTAAGATTTACATTTGTTAACAAAGTGGTTTTGTCTACTGTCAGCTGACTTAATGTTTAACTGTTAACAAAACCTCTTGGCAGTAAATGCGGCTTGGTGTTCTTTTCGGTACATTTAAATATTTAAGTATTCGTTCATTTGATTAGTGGATTCCAAATCTCTGTTGACTAAGTGCACAACTGTGGCAGTTGCATCTCCCCTTCCCCATCTTCTAACCTTGCCAAGTGAACGGagccagttctttttttttttttttgatttgcTCTGTATTCATAGATTTCAACCATAGGTGGTATTCTTCCATGCCTGGTCATTTCTTTACATACTTATTTTTCTGCCTCTTTTGCACCGAAAGATTTATAGGTTGACAGAACTAGTAAGTACTCATTCACACACGCTCACAAATATTTTCACAAGTTTTGCATTTTCTTGCATTCCTGTGTATTCAATTAAATTTCTCCTCGCGTCCACTAATACTTAGTAGTACTCGCAGGCATTATACCCACCATGGCATCCTTGTGCGTCCTCGAGCTGCTTGGTAATCATAGTCATGCCCTCGAGTGGGTTTGATTCACGGCCACGATAATCGCATTTCAGTGGGGGCGAATCGCAAAGAACATCTAtatgcttcgatttaggtgcatgttaaggaatccCTGGTGGTCACAAACAATCTGGAGTCCCTTACTATGGCgtacatcataatcatatcgtggttttgacatgcAAAAACCCTCAGAATTTTTTAAAACATTCTCGGGTGTTCGTAGGCTCCTAAATTTACACTTACTGGTGCCTGCTTGCACTCGCATAGTCAGTAGTCACAGTCACATTTGTTCTCATGGCCACTTAACCTAACTGTCGCTGACTTTCATTTGTGCTCATGTTAGGCCACACTTCATCCTGTTCCCACTTACGTTGACTCGCACTTCATCATTCATGAATGCTCTAGTTATTCCTGTGAAACAAGTATGGAGGTACTTTGTGCACTCGTGAGTGAGTATGTGAACCTGTCTAAATTgctatgttcttttttgtgcaaatTCATGAGATGTTTACTCTGTCTCAAGCCTAAACATACCGTTGTTCTTCTTTTACTTCTCTGTTGTTGCTCTTTGTTGAAGGCCGGCACGGGAAGGCCACAACTTTACTGCTGACTACATCCTGTTGTTAGCTGCAGTTTTGAATTAGTAAATAGCCATTTGACATTCATATTCTTAATGCAATTTATTTGCCCCATACTCCTCTACAGGCTCCTTGTTGCACCTAGCAGCATGTGTGTAATGAGATAAAATGGCAAAGTGTCTTGTATCAATTCATTTGCCACTTTCTTTCTAGCCATTCTGTGACGGGGCCCATAAAGGCAAGGAGCATGGTATTGGGCCAGTGCGTTTTACTGTTGAGGAGAGCAAGAAGTATCTCCTCTGCAGGTGTAAGCAAACCAACAACAGGCCATTTTGTGACCTGACGCACGTCAAAACTTGTGAGTGCCATTTTGATGTCTTTCAGTGTCATTCTAATGTGGTTGCACTGAGTGAAAGGCACAAAGGACAACACGACGCAGAGAACTGAACAGGTAGTGCGCAAActgcgtaccaactagcccaagttgaagctttgctgaacGTTTTGAGTGTCATCTTTAATGTTACGACAGTCTCACTAACTCGGTGCTATACAGCATAGGGTAGCAAAGGCCAGGGCTCGTGTCAGCTGTTCAGTGACGAGAGCTGTCTTGGTGTTGTGAAAATAGAAGATGGGTCACCCACTGCACGTTGCCAAAGTCTGATGTCGCGTACTCTTCCGCAAAGCTTCGTTTTCGTTGTCCTTGTGCAGAGGGCGTCCAAAAGTGCAAAGCAGTAGAGCTCTTATTCTTGATCGCTGTTTTGGTTGGCTGATGGATGCACAGCTTTCACTGGCCAGTGTGGAGTTAATGACGCAGGGTACTAGGCATATATGACAGTCTTACAAGAATATGTCTTTAATATAAAAGTATCTCTTTTAATTATCTCAAGTTTAGCAGCTGCAGGAACATTTGTTGCACTTTATTCTTTCGCTGTGACAATTTTCTGCATCTCTCAAGCCATCAGAAAATGCATCTTTGCAGCATGCTAATCTTCGTGCTTTTTATGGCTTTAAAAGAGCACTCTTTCCAATGTTGCTAGTGTGCTTTGCCTTGCTAatggtatgtatatataaaaaaaatgaatattGCCTGAATAAAAAGTTTTGTAGGACCTCATCTTAGCACTTCACTGTTGTACATGGCATAATTATCCATCACAGAAACCACAGAGTGGGCAGGATTTCGGGAGTTACCCCCTACACCTCTGccaaaaaaaattgtttatatgCACATATGTACACGTGCTCATACAAACAAACATGCACACATAGTAGATTGATTGGACCCCGCCCTAAGTAAAGTCCTGGCTACGCCCCACGGTGCACACATGTACAGATTAAGCATACTTAAAAGTTCACTGCTAAGCTTGGCAAACCGTTATGTGGGAAAATGAGCTTTactattatgaaaaaaaaaaaggtccagtGATGGCATCGGTGCTACAGTTTGTGCTTACATATTGCATGTTTAGGTCATTTGTTTAGGCCAAGTTTATTCTTTTCACTCCATTAGACATTTAGTACCACTCATTTAGTAGTGAGAGAGTTTCCCGTTACTGCTTGA
Proteins encoded:
- the LOC119393840 gene encoding CDGSH iron-sulfur domain-containing protein 3, mitochondrial — its product is MFAVRNAALKMRSHVRLLAVSCSTTAAPKEPVKKGQIAKKIPAFVKLEAGKTYSWCACGLSKKQPFCDGAHKGKEHGIGPVRFTVEESKKYLLCRCKQTNNRPFCDLTHVKTFIPEPVRAALKIKL